One Mesorhizobium sp. L-2-11 genomic region harbors:
- a CDS encoding integrase core domain-containing protein yields MVWRETDIMDERLRFIVDCLSGEETMTAVCERYGISRKIGYKWLGRYREFGPEGLHDLPRAPLNHGRATAADLVERIVALKEAHPAWGPKKIIGRLKREAPSHPWPAISTAGEILKRHGLVGRRRGRWRAVGNGPWPDAQRPNAVWTGDHKGWFRTRDGWRCEPLTVLDAWSRYLLALEATGSTADEEAWPVFERLFEEHGLPDRFRSDNGSPFASAGVTGLTPLAVRFIKLGIALERIAPGKPQQNGCHERFHLTMLPLAKAPEIDRQAQSQAFDAFRREYNEERPHEALGMDTPAEYYRGSERQMPANVPEPDYPAEAAVRRVRNNGAIKWQGGEIYVSASLAGEPVAVEETETGEWALRFYAHPLGHIDLKRMRLVRRSALQPRPAGAAADTTAQEKGGKL; encoded by the coding sequence ATGGTTTGGCGAGAGACTGACATCATGGACGAGCGGTTGAGGTTTATAGTGGATTGCCTTTCGGGAGAGGAGACGATGACGGCTGTTTGCGAGCGGTACGGGATATCGCGCAAGATCGGCTACAAGTGGCTTGGTCGTTACCGGGAGTTCGGCCCGGAAGGTTTGCATGATCTGCCGCGAGCGCCGCTCAATCACGGCCGCGCGACCGCTGCCGATCTGGTTGAGCGGATCGTTGCGCTGAAGGAGGCGCATCCGGCATGGGGGCCCAAGAAGATCATCGGGCGGCTCAAGCGTGAGGCGCCGTCGCACCCGTGGCCGGCGATCTCGACGGCCGGCGAGATTCTGAAGCGCCACGGCCTTGTCGGCCGGCGGCGGGGGCGCTGGAGAGCTGTGGGCAACGGCCCCTGGCCAGATGCGCAAAGGCCGAATGCGGTGTGGACGGGCGACCACAAGGGCTGGTTCCGGACCCGTGACGGGTGGCGCTGCGAACCGTTGACAGTGCTGGATGCGTGGAGCCGCTACCTGTTGGCGCTCGAAGCGACGGGTTCGACGGCAGATGAGGAGGCCTGGCCGGTGTTCGAACGGCTGTTTGAGGAGCATGGTCTGCCGGATCGGTTCAGAAGCGACAATGGTTCACCCTTCGCGTCGGCCGGCGTCACCGGGCTGACGCCGCTTGCGGTGCGCTTCATCAAGCTCGGCATCGCGCTGGAGCGGATCGCGCCCGGCAAGCCTCAGCAGAACGGCTGCCACGAGCGCTTTCACCTGACCATGTTGCCGCTGGCCAAGGCGCCTGAGATCGACAGACAGGCGCAGAGCCAGGCTTTCGACGCCTTCCGTCGCGAGTACAATGAGGAGCGTCCGCATGAGGCGCTCGGCATGGACACGCCGGCCGAATACTACCGCGGTAGCGAGCGGCAAATGCCGGCCAACGTGCCCGAGCCCGACTATCCGGCCGAGGCCGCAGTCAGGCGCGTGCGCAACAATGGCGCGATCAAGTGGCAGGGCGGCGAGATCTATGTCTCGGCCTCGCTTGCCGGCGAGCCGGTCGCCGTCGAAGAAACCGAAACCGGCGAATGGGCCTTACGCTTCTACGCCCACCCGCTCGGCCACATCGATCTCAAGCGAATGCGCCTGGTCCGCCGCAGCGCCTTGCAACCCCGACCAGCCGGCGCTGCGGCGGACACCACTGCGCAGGAGAAGGGGGGAAAACTGTAA
- the rplM gene encoding 50S ribosomal protein L13 has product MATFSQKPADVVKKWVLIDAEGLVVGRLATVIANHLRGKHKPTFTPHVDDGDNVIVINADKVVFTGKKFTDKVYYWHTGHPGGIKERTARQLLEGRFPERVVEKAVERMIPRGPLGRRQMKNLRVYAGTEHPHVAQQPVTLDVAKLNAKNKKVS; this is encoded by the coding sequence ATGGCAACCTTTTCGCAGAAGCCTGCGGATGTGGTGAAGAAGTGGGTGCTGATCGACGCCGAGGGTCTCGTCGTCGGCCGACTCGCCACTGTCATCGCCAATCATCTTCGCGGCAAACACAAGCCCACCTTCACCCCGCATGTCGACGACGGCGACAACGTCATCGTCATCAATGCCGACAAGGTGGTGTTCACCGGCAAGAAATTCACCGACAAGGTCTATTACTGGCACACCGGCCACCCCGGCGGCATCAAGGAGCGCACCGCGCGCCAGCTGCTCGAGGGTCGTTTTCCCGAGCGTGTCGTCGAGAAGGCCGTCGAACGCATGATCCCGCGTGGACCGCTCGGCCGTCGCCAGATGAAGAATCTCCGCGTCTATGCAGGCACGGAACATCCGCATGTCGCCCAGCAGCCCGTCACGCTCGACGTGGCCAAGCTGAACGCCAAGAACAAAAAGGTTTCGTAA
- the rpsI gene encoding 30S ribosomal protein S9 has product MAELSSLAELGTATGNTNTQPAAPVHVQKLDKSGRAYATGKRKNAIARVWVKPGSGKIVVNDKVFAEYFARPVLQMILNQPIIAANRAGQYDIVATVIGGGLSGQAGAVRHGISKALTYYEPALRGVLKKGGFLTRDSRVVERKKYGKAKARRSFQFSKR; this is encoded by the coding sequence ATGGCTGAGCTTTCCTCGCTCGCAGAACTCGGAACTGCCACCGGCAACACCAACACGCAGCCGGCTGCACCCGTTCATGTCCAGAAGCTCGACAAGTCGGGCCGCGCCTATGCCACCGGCAAGCGCAAGAACGCCATCGCCCGTGTCTGGGTGAAGCCCGGCTCCGGCAAGATCGTCGTCAACGACAAGGTGTTCGCCGAATATTTTGCGCGCCCGGTCCTGCAGATGATCCTCAACCAGCCGATCATCGCCGCCAACCGCGCCGGCCAGTACGACATCGTCGCCACGGTCATCGGCGGCGGGCTTTCCGGCCAGGCCGGTGCCGTGCGCCACGGCATCTCCAAGGCGCTGACTTATTACGAGCCGGCGCTGCGCGGCGTGCTCAAGAAGGGCGGCTTCCTGACCCGCGACAGCCGCGTCGTCGAGCGCAAGAAGTACGGCAAGGCGAAGGCCCGCCGCTCGTTCCAGTTCTCGAAGCGCTAA
- a CDS encoding LysR family transcriptional regulator has protein sequence MRIDLGDLNAFVAVARAKGFRDGARASGGSASGLSEAVRRLETQLGVRLLNRTTRSVVLTEAGASLLARLGPALTEVESALDVVNGFRDRPAGTLRLNVPVSAARLVLPGIVPGFLAAYPGIRLEVIAEESFVDVLAAGCDAGIRYDERLEQDMIAVPIGPRLQRFATAASPAYLDRHGRPEHPRDLLGHACLRGRFASGAMPPWEFERAGEVVRVDPTGPLLVTLGGAADLAVDAAIAGTGIVTLFEDWLRPYFESGVLEPVLEPWWQSFPGPFLYYPGRCLVPAPLRAFIDFIRDSRT, from the coding sequence ATGAGGATCGACCTCGGAGACCTGAACGCCTTCGTGGCCGTCGCGCGGGCCAAGGGCTTTCGCGATGGCGCCCGCGCCAGCGGCGGCAGTGCGTCGGGCCTCAGCGAGGCGGTGCGCCGCCTCGAGACGCAGCTCGGAGTCCGGCTGCTCAACCGGACGACCCGCAGCGTCGTCCTGACCGAAGCGGGCGCGAGCTTGCTGGCTCGGCTCGGCCCAGCCTTGACCGAGGTGGAATCGGCCCTCGACGTTGTCAATGGCTTCCGCGACAGGCCGGCAGGTACGTTGCGCCTCAACGTTCCGGTCAGCGCGGCGCGACTGGTGCTGCCCGGCATCGTCCCGGGGTTTCTCGCTGCCTATCCCGGCATCCGGCTGGAGGTGATCGCCGAAGAGAGCTTTGTCGACGTGCTGGCGGCCGGCTGCGATGCCGGGATCCGTTATGACGAGCGGCTGGAACAGGACATGATCGCGGTGCCGATCGGACCGCGCCTGCAGCGCTTTGCCACCGCCGCCAGCCCTGCCTACCTTGATCGCCATGGCCGGCCTGAACACCCGCGCGACCTGCTCGGCCACGCCTGCCTGCGCGGCCGCTTCGCCAGCGGCGCGATGCCGCCGTGGGAATTCGAGCGTGCCGGCGAGGTGGTGCGGGTCGATCCGACGGGGCCGCTTCTCGTGACCCTGGGCGGAGCGGCCGATCTCGCCGTCGATGCTGCCATCGCCGGTACCGGCATTGTCACACTGTTCGAGGATTGGCTTCGCCCCTACTTTGAGAGCGGTGTGCTCGAACCCGTCCTCGAACCTTGGTGGCAGAGCTTCCCCGGGCCGTTCCTCTATTATCCCGGTCGGTGTCTCGTGCCGGCGCCGTTGCGGGCGTTTATCGATTTTATCAGGGACAGCCGGACCTGA
- a CDS encoding aldo/keto reductase family oxidoreductase encodes MSSTDNYGTFTLGDRTVKRLGYGAMQLAGPGVFGPPKNHGAALAVLREAVALGVNHIDTSDFYGPHVTNLLIREALAPYREDLVIVTKIGARRGEDGSWLPAFSAEELTRAVHDNLRNLGLDVLDVVNLRIMFDAHGPAEGSIEAPLTVLAELQRQGLVRHIGLSNVTPAQIEEARRIAKIVCVQNQYNLAHRGDDALIDQLASNGIAYVPFFPLGGFNPLQSSTLSGVAQRLGATPMQVALAWLLRRAPNILLIPGTSSVAHLRENLAAAELDLPEDAVSELDGVAMAA; translated from the coding sequence ATGTCCAGTACCGACAATTACGGCACATTCACTCTCGGCGACCGAACCGTGAAACGGCTCGGCTACGGCGCCATGCAGCTCGCAGGACCCGGCGTATTTGGCCCGCCCAAAAACCATGGCGCGGCATTGGCCGTGCTGCGCGAAGCTGTTGCGCTTGGGGTGAACCACATCGACACCAGCGATTTCTACGGGCCGCACGTCACCAATCTGCTCATCCGCGAGGCGCTCGCGCCCTATCGGGAAGACCTCGTCATCGTCACCAAGATCGGCGCCCGGCGCGGCGAAGACGGATCATGGCTGCCGGCCTTCTCGGCCGAAGAGCTGACCCGGGCGGTGCACGACAATCTGCGCAATCTCGGGCTCGACGTGCTCGACGTGGTTAACCTTCGGATCATGTTCGACGCGCATGGCCCGGCCGAAGGCTCGATCGAGGCGCCGCTCACTGTGCTGGCCGAGCTGCAGCGACAGGGTTTGGTGCGTCACATCGGGCTCAGCAATGTCACGCCAGCGCAGATCGAAGAGGCGCGACGGATCGCCAAAATCGTCTGCGTGCAGAACCAATACAATCTGGCGCACAGGGGCGACGATGCCTTGATCGACCAACTCGCCAGCAACGGCATCGCCTATGTGCCGTTCTTTCCGCTCGGCGGCTTCAACCCGCTGCAGTCCTCTACCCTGTCCGGCGTCGCTCAGCGCCTGGGCGCCACGCCGATGCAGGTCGCGCTCGCCTGGCTGCTCCGTCGCGCGCCCAATATTTTGCTCATCCCCGGCACGTCTTCCGTTGCGCATTTGCGGGAGAACCTTGCCGCGGCCGAACTCGATCTGCCGGAGGATGCCGTAAGCGAGCTGGACGGTGTGGCGATGGCTGCATGA